The DNA window TCTAATTCTACTTTTAACCAATCAATACCCAATCTACTGGCAATGGGCGCATAAATATCGAGTGTTTCTTTGGCAATCCGCATCTGCTTTTCTTCGGGCATAAACTGCAAGGTACGCAAATTGTTAAGGCGATCGGCGAGTTTAATAAGAATCACACGGATATCTTTAGACATCGCAATAATCATCTTGCGAAAGTTTTCGGCCTGACGGTCTTCTTTGGTATTAAAATTAAGTTTGGAAAGTTTGGTTACGCCATCTACCAGCTCGGCAATATCACGGCCAAAGATGGATTCTATTTGTTCTTTAGAAGCTTCGGTGTCTTCTAGTGTATCGTGCAATATACCGGCCGCTACAGAGGACACATCCAGCTTCATGTCGGCCAAAATATTGGCTACTTCAAGCGGATGTATCACATAGGGATGGCCCGATTTACGCATTTGGCCTTCGTGCGCTTTGGCGGTAAATACATAAGCCTTGTTGATGATATCGATATTGGCGCGATCGTTATATTGGCGCACCTTGCTTACAATATCGTCTAGCTTAATAGGAAGTGTGGCCGTTTGGGGCATAGACTTTAGTTTTCGGCGTTTTTCACTAATTTTTCAAGTGCCTTATAGGAAGATTCTAGGTTGTCGTTAACAATCACAAAATCGTAGCTGGTTTTGCAGTTTTCTTCGTTTAAAGCCTGCCCCATCCGTTTAGCCAGCATTTCGGGCGATTCGGTACCTCGAGATTCTAATCGACTTTTTAAAACATCTAAACTGGGCACACTAATAAAAATGAGAACCGCATCCGGCGAGGCTTTTTTAATGTTACGAGCCCCTACCGTATCTACATCTAAAATAACCCCCATGCCCTTCTTGCGATGTTCGTCCACAATCACACGTGAAGTACCATACATATTGCCATACACCAGGGCCCACTCTAAAAAGTCGCCCTTTTCCACCATGGCTTTAAAATCATCTTGGGATAAAAAATAGTAATCACGGCCATGAACCTCGCCCACACGCATAGGGCGTGTGGTATGAGAAACCCCGTAATAATAACCCAATTTGTCGGCAATCATGCGGCAGAGCGTAGTTTTACCCGAGCCGGAAGCACCGGACACCACAATAAGAGGAGCTTTTTTGTGGGTAGAAGACATTATTCTATATTTTGCACCTGTTCGCGGATTTTTTCCAGCTCACTTTTGGCCAAAACAACCACATGGGCAATACTTGCATCCTGCGATTTAGACGCAATAGTGTTAAACTCACGATTCATTTCCTGAATGAGAAAATCAAGTGGACGGCCACAGGGCTTTGCAGAATCCAATATATCGCGCATATGCGTAAAATGGCTGGCCAAGCGTTCCAACTCTTCAGAAATATCACTTTTTTCGGCATAATAGGCGGCTTCGTTGGCAAGTTTTGCTTCATCCATGGTAACGCCTTCCAAAATACGCTCAATTTTCTTTTTTAATTTATCGCGTTGCACCACAAATACTTCATCTCTGCGATCGGCAATTTGACGATGAAACCCTTCCAAACTTTTAAGACGGCTTAACAAAAACTTTTTAAGATTAAGCCCCTCTTTTTTACGCATGCTCATCAAATCGTTAATGGCCTTTTCCAGTAACTTGCCTAAAACTTTCCAATCATCTTTAGAAGCAGGCTCACGGGGACTGAGCGACGAAGCACCACTTAACACATGACCAATTTCAATATCACCCTTTAAGCTAAGTTCCTTTTTTAGTTTTTTTAAAAACGCATGATATTTTTTAAGAGATTCTAAACTTACATTTTGATCAAATCCGCTTTTTTCCTCTCCCATCCACACATCAATTTTACCACGAGTCAGTTTTTCCTTAACCAGTTGGCTAATATCAAAATCAAACATCTGCAAACGAGAGGGTAAACGCGTATAAACTTCGCAAAATTTATGATTAACCGATTTTACTTCAATATGGAGCGTGGCGCCTCCCATTTTACCACTTGCACGGCCAATGCCTGTCATTGAATACATAGTGTTCCTTATGCCGTAAAGGCCAGCGTGATAGTTGTTTTACCCACCGTCATCACATCCCCTACTTTCATTAAACCCATTTCCACTTCCTGATTATTAATAAACGTCCCGTTTTGGCTTACTAAATCTAAAACCCCCACCCCTTTCTCGTCATAAAAAAGCATAGCATGAAGGCGCGATACGAGGGGATCGGTAAGTACCAAATCGGAGAGTCGTTCGTACGCCCCCAACTTTCCAGGCGAATCAAAAGCTTTTTTTTCGGGTTTGGCCTTTGTTGCTTTAGCCATGTAGTTAGAAACTATTTTTTTGGTGTTGTCATCTAACACCATATTGAAGTGTGCATCAAACACCAAAGTTTCATGCGGGTCATCAAGTTTACGCCCAACCACCATGCACGAACCTAAAGTAAGCCGCGCTTGAAAAGGACCACCCGAGGAAGGCTGCACCTGAAGAACACCCAGACTTCTTTTTTCTAAAATTTTTCCCGATTTATCGAGCGGAAGCGCTTGCGCTTGTGTTAAACGCAGCGTTTTACCATCGTATGGGTAACACACGAGGCATTTAACACATACAAAAACATTTTCTTTAGTATAGTGAAGATCACCCCGACACTGGGGGCAACAAATGAGTTCCAAAATGGAAGGCTCAATATCTGTCATGAAAAAGGTTACTTATTAGATTTATTGTAAGCATCCACCAATTCCTGGGTAATATCCACAGCGTTGGTGGTATACAAAATCACATCGGCAGAATTTTCATAAACCATATCGTATCCGCCTTTTTTGGCAAGATCGGCAACGGCTAACTTAAGTTTACCCAAAATAGCAGCCACATTATCGGATTCTTTTTTCTTTAAAGCTGTATCGTAATCCATGGCTTTTTGCTGCAACTCCATCATCTTGGTTTGAATTTCCTGAGTTTTGGATTCAAGAGCATCTTTAGAAAGAACCATCTGTTCCTTTTCAAGAGCATCTCTCATAGTTTTAATGGTGGTTTTAAGACCGTCTAACTCTTTTTGTTTGGCGTCAATTTCCGACTTAATAGAAGCCATGGCTCGCTTGCCTTCGTTAACCATGTTTAAGGCCGCCTGCAATTTAACTACAGCCACTTTCCCCTCAGCATGGGCTGTAAAGGAAAAAAGTGAAAAAGCTACAAACCCTGCCAAAATTATCTTATTCAAACCCATGAGACGTCTCCTTAGAAAGAGTTATAAAAATATGATGAACTTTTAAAATAATTACCAACTTTGTTCAAGCTAAAATACTCATACAGCAACGAATACACAATGCTCATTAATTTATAATAATAATTTCTAGTCGCTATACTTTAAAAAGCTTGGCCAATGGAAAAATTGAAAACGGTAAAGGCATCCCCTTTTCGCTTATTGATGGGAAATCCCCATTCAAAACGAAGAGGCCCAAAGGGCGAATTCCAGCGTAACCCCACACCATAGTTACTACGCAAGCGCATGAGATCGATAGACTCATTTTCGGCATAGGCCTGCCCAGAATCAAAAAAGATTACAGTACGCACACCGGCAGGATCATAAATGGGAAGTTCCAGTTCGCTGTTGAAAAGAAGCATACGGTTACCACCATACACAAAGCGTCCATCACTGCCTGTTGCCGATGAAGGCACCCGTAACTCTGGACCTACAGACGACAAATCGTATCCGCGTAGCGAATTAATACCACCCATAAAAAAACGTTCAAAAAGAGGCACGGGTGAATCGTTGATAGAATTAATATACGAAAACTGCCCTCTTGTTTTAAATACAGCCTTAAGAGGCAATTTAAAAAAGAAACGGGATTCAGCCGACACTTTATAAAATTCGTTTTCACTGCCAATAGTATCAGCCGCATATTGGCCGCTTACGGCATGATACATACCTTTTGAAGTCATCAACCTGTTATCACGCGTGTCGTAGGCAATGCTGGCTAACAAACTTGATGTTAATCCCGAAGCATTACGCTGAAAAAACTTGGGCACCTCGGCCGAAAAATTAGTGATAGAGACATCTTCAATTTCGTAACCCACATTCACATCTAAAAATGGGAAAAGCTCGCGACCAAAAGTAACAGAACCGCCTGTAGCCCGTTGGTCAAAATCTTGATTTAAAGCCGATGAGAAACGATAGAGGGATGCCGAAAACAACCAACGTGTATCTAAAAAGTAACGATCCGACATAGAAAGCGTAAACTCTTGGCGTAACTTGGAAATGTTAGCCGCAACCGATCCTTTAATACCGTAACCAAAAAAATTGTCTTTTTGAACAGAACCGGTAAACACAAAACTTTCAAGGGACGAGAATCCTGCTCCAATATTGAAAGAACCGGTAGGTTTTTCTTTTAGTGTAAGTTCCAAAATAACTGTATCGTCACGACTACCACGCGGGACATCAACTTTAATATCTTCAAAATACCCCAACTGATACAAACGACGCTGCGACATTTCCAAATCTTTACGAATAAGCGGAGCGTTTTCTTTTACCAAAAGTTCACGACGAATAACTTTATCACGCGTGATTGTGTTCCCTTTAATATCGATACGCTCCACATATACTTTAGGGCCCTTTTGAATATTGTACATAACGTCGGCCGTTAAAGTGGAATCATCAGGATTTAAGGCAGGATAAATATTGGCAAAGGCATAGGCCTGATCGCCATAAAAATTGGAAAGGGTCTGGCTATCGGTTTGGGCTTTTGAGCTATTGTAAACTTCGCCTTTTTTAACCGTAACCTTAGATTTTAATTCTTCAGGCGTGGTAATAATATCACCAGCCACTTCTACATTGCCCACCTTATATTGTTCACCTTCATGAACAGGAAAGTTAATGTAGATAGCTTTTTTATCACGTGTAAAAGTAATTTGAGGGTCTCCAACCTTGGCCTTGATATACCCGTTATTCAAATAAAAATTTTGCAGCAGCTCAATATCGTGTTCAATTTTTTCATCCTTTAACTTGCCAGAGCCCGATAAAAACGAAAAAGTCCCCTTCACTTTTGTTAACATTTGTTTGGCAAGTTTTTTGTCGGAAAACACCTTATTGCCAACAAACGAAATGCGACGCACTTTTACTTTATTGTTTTCGCTAATATCAAAAATTAAAACCTGTTCGTTTTTTTCGGTGTCAAAAGGTTCAAAGCGGTGGCTAATTTCGGCTAAGGTTAACCCTTTATCTTCATATAATTTACGAATAGCATCTTCCGATTCGGCAATGCGGGCTTCATCAATAGGAGAATCGGAACGAATAGAAATAGCATTTTTTAGGGCTTTATCTTTTATTTTATTATTCCCTAAAAATTTAACTGCCGCAATACTGCCGGTTTCCAGCAAATTAAAAACTAAACGCACCCCACCAGCAATACTTTCACGTTCGGCCGATACATCGCTAAACATTCCAGTTTTATACAAAGCTTTAATATCTTCCTGAACAGTGCGGGGGGAATAAAAAGATCCCTCGGTAGACGTGATGCGGCTTCTTACATAGCTTTCTTCGGTGTTGGCCAGCCCCTTAAAATCGATGTTCACGATTTTTTCGGCGGCAAGCACACCAAAAGAAAAAAAGAAGAGAATAAAAAAACTTACCTTATTGATATATTTGCGCAATTTTCCCATCCACAATCCGGATTTTAGTATCTAACCTTAAGGCCAGTTCCTCGTTATGCGTTACCACTACAAGAGTAGTCTTTAATTCCTCATTAAGGCCCAAAAGTAAATCAAAAACTTTTTGTCCCATATCACTATCCAGGTTTCCGGTAGGTTCATCGGCCAAAACCACACGAGGAGAATTAACTAAAGCCCGGGCAATGGCCACACGTTGTTTTTCTCCACCAGATAATTCGGAAGGACGTCTGGCGTATTTACCCGAAAGGCCTACTTTTTCAAGAAAGTTTTTGGCACGGTCTTGAGCCTGCGTCTTTTTTACACCCCCTATTAAAAGCGGGAGAGCTACATTTTCCAAAACCGAAAAATCGGGCAACAGATGATGAAACTGAAAAACAAAGCCAATTGTTTTGTTACGAAAGACAGAAAGTTCTTCTTCAGATAAAGCACTTAACTGCATGTTTTCAAAGTAAACTTCACCGCTAGTTGGGGTGTCGAGCGTTCCCAAAATATGCAACAAAGTTGACTTACCTGCTCCCGACGGTCCTAAAATGGCATAGGTTTTTTCAGCTTCAAGCGTCACACTCACATCACGCAAAGCTTCAAAGGGAATATTATCGGTAGTGTATCGTTTGGTAAGATTATTAACTTTAAAAAGACTCATACAAAACGCATCCCTTCCACAAGCGATCCCTTTTTATTTAAAATGGTGGCAACCAGAGTGGAAACACCCAACACAATCACCATACACAATGCAAAAACTGCAGCCCATAAAACCGGCGAATACGTTACCGGTAAAGTTTCTACAAAATAAATTTTAGGATCCAGTTTAATAAAGTGAAAATATTTTAAGCCTTCTAAAAGAATGAGCGCTATAAATGCCCCCACCACAAAACCACCCAAGCCTATAAACAAACCTACGCGTGCTAAAATACGGCCAACATCTTTTTTACACGCTCCCAACGCCCTTAATAACGATAACTGCGGAAACACTTTAATAGACAAAATCACCAACACTCCAATAATGTTAAAAGAGGCAATCAGTAAAATAATTCCCATCATCACAAAAAACAAACGTTTTTCAAGCTGCATGGCCTTAAACAAAGCCTCGTTTAATTCATCCCACGCAATAGCCTGAAACGAATATGGCAGCATATCTTGCAGGGTACGAGCCATCATGGGCGCTTTGGAAGGATCATCTAATATAAGCTCAAAACCGCTATAGGGAATTTTTTCGTTAAACAAAACCTGCAGGTCATCAATACCGGTTAACACAAATTGAGAGTCAAATTCATAAAGCCCCGATTCAAATGTGCCCACTACCGTAACCGTTTGCGATAATTGTTTAAGCGATGGGTTTTGAACCGCAGCATTGGGAATAATCATTTTAAAAGAAGTGTTTGCTTGACCAAAATCGGGAGAAAGTCGCTCTAACATTTTTTTTCCCAAAAGTACCGGGATAAACCCTTTTTGCGGTGGTAAATCCAAAGTTGAATTCCCAAAATAATGATAACGCAATGGGTAAAGGTCATGAATAGCCCTCGGGTCAACCGCTTTTAAAATAACCGTACCCAAACCATCGTTAAAAACTCCCAGACCTTCCCTAAAAATAAAAGGTGTAATGCCCGTAACACCCGCACCAGCCAGTTTGCGCATCCGTTCATTGGTATCTATTCCCAGCATATCCATAATACTCCAAAAATCTTTATGCCGTTTCCAATACGCAATATCGTCGTTAGATACCTTCAACTGATCGAGTAAAGGCAAAACTGTACGCGCATCGTCCGATCCATCGTGCAGCAAAACCAAATGTGCATTAAAACCCAAAATGGATTGCTCATAAATTTTTTGAAACCCGCCAATTACCGAAAGCGTAACAAGAGCTGTGGCCACGCCAAAGGCAATACCCAATAACGCCACCCAGCTGATGGTACGCGAAACACTGCCCTCTCCGGCCGATAATAAAACGCGTTTGGCAAAAACATTTTTCATGATTCAAACTTTCTTAAAATTTCAAGCGGACTAAAACTCCGTACCAAACCAAGCGGCACCATGCCAGCCACATAAGTAATAAGCGGGCCCGCAAATAACATGGCCATAAAAAGACGGTAATCAATCAGCACCGGTAACGTTTCTACAGCATAGGCACTAGGTAAAACCACAGGATGATGACGAACATAATTTAAAAATAGTAATGCCAATCCCATTCCTAAAAGCGTTCCCGTTAAACCCAAGGCAATACTTATGATTGAAAAAATACGTGCCATACGCTTACGTGTAAACCCAAGAGCAAACAAAACAGAAAGATCGGATAATTTACGCACAGCAAATAGGCCAATAAGACCCAAAATATTAAAACTGGCTACAATAATGACCAAAAACAAAAGGAGAAACATGCCCATTTTTTCCAGTTTTAATGCCTGAAATAATTTTTGATTATCTTCAGTCCAGGTAGAAATTTTTTGATTTGGCAACAAAGCTTCTAGTTTTAATTTTAGACCATCGGCCTGCTCGGGATTTATATACACGGCTAAGGTGCGCAAAGCTTGCGAGTTTTGCGTAAAAACCTTGAGATTGTTAACCGACATGATGCCATATTGCGTATCAAAATCGTAATATCCCGATTTAAACGTACCAAACACGGTCATAATTTTTTGCTTAGGCTCCATCTCGCCCGTGGGGCCTATTTCGGCAAAGGGGAATGTAATTTTTACACCATTTCCGGCATCAGGCAATAGGTTAACGCGTGAAAACAAATCTTCTCCCAGTAAAATCCAGTTTTCCTGATCTTTTTCTATATCGGCCTGTGTATAGGGTTCAAAAAAATCGACGGTTAATTTGTTATTAGCCTCAGGCAACCCGCCTCTAAAACGCACACCAGCCGTATCGCCATCACCAGTTTCTAAAATACCATCAAACTCCAATACCTCTGTTGTACGCAAAATAGACACTCCTTGAGACATCACTATTTTCTTAACCTCTTCCATTTCGGTTTGGTCGACAATATTTTTAATGGTAAGAGGCGCTTTAAAACCAATGATAGCCTCGCGCAGATGATGAGAAAAACCGTTCATCACAGCATGGATTGATAAAACAGAAAAAACCGATAAGGTACTCCCTATTAAGGCTACAAGCGCCAATACCAACACCAAACCCGATTTTTTTTGGGAGTTAAAAAAGCGGCGAGCTATAAAGGATTCGAGGGACAAAAAAAGAAGTGAATGGTGAATGGTGGATGGTGGATGGTTACAGAAAATTTTTCCATCCACTATTCACTATCCACTATCCACCCGATCTAAGCTGCGGGAACAAAATCACATCACGTATAGATGCCGAATTGGTTAAAAGCATTACTAAACGATCAATACCAATTCCCTGGCCAGCCGTGGGTGGCATCCCATATTCCAACGCACAAATATAGTCGGCATCAAAAAACATAGCTTCGTCGTTACCACCCTCGCGACTTTCTACCTGTTTTAAAAAACGTTCTTTCTGATCTATGGGATCATTTAATTCGGTAAAGGCATTGGCAATTTCGCGGCCGTAAATATAAAGCTCAAAACGATCGGTAACATCCGGGTTTTGATCGTTGCGACGCGCCAAGGGGCTAACCTCGGTAGGGAAACCTGTAATAAAGGTGGGTTGAATGAGCTTCTTTTCTACCAACTCTTCAAACAAAAGAGTTTGCATAGCTCCTGCCCCCATTTTTTTGGCATCGTGTTTGATTTTATGTTTTTCCAAAACACTAATGAGATAATCACGGTCGTTTAATTTGGAACCATCTAAACTCGCTTCTTCTACCAATGAATCGTGGATGGAGAGACGACGGAACGGCGCTTTAAAACTAATGGGTGTGTCTTGATAATTAACGGTATCGCTGCCGGTGACTTTCACCGCTAATTCGGAGAGCATTTCTTCAGTGAGCTTCATCAAATCATCATACGTGGCATAGCTCATGTAAAACTCCAGCATGGTAAATTCGGGATTATGCTGAATAGAAATACCTTCGTTACGGAAATTGCGGTTAATTTCAAACACGCGTTCAATACCACCCACCACCAAGCGTTTAAGATATAGCTCAGGTGCAATACGGAGATACAAATCAACATCCAGCGTATTATGATGCGTGATAAATGGGCGCGCGGTAGCCCCACCCGGAATAGGATGCATCATGGGTGTTTCCACTTCTAAAAAATTGCGGTCTTCTAAAAAGCGGCGGATTTCACGCACAATGGTGGAGCGCTTGATAAAAACATCACGCACTTCGGGGTTGGCGATGAGATCCACATAGCGTTGGCGATAGCGCGTTTCTACATCGGTTAAACCATGCCATTTTTCGGGGAGTGTTTGGATGCTTTTAGTCACCAAACTAAAATTGTGCGCTTTAAGCGTGAGT is part of the bacterium genome and encodes:
- a CDS encoding OmpH family outer membrane protein, coding for MNKIILAGFVAFSLFSFTAHAEGKVAVVKLQAALNMVNEGKRAMASIKSEIDAKQKELDGLKTTIKTMRDALEKEQMVLSKDALESKTQEIQTKMMELQQKAMDYDTALKKKESDNVAAILGKLKLAVADLAKKGGYDMVYENSADVILYTTNAVDITQELVDAYNKSNK
- a CDS encoding FtsX-like permease family protein — translated: MKNVFAKRVLLSAGEGSVSRTISWVALLGIAFGVATALVTLSVIGGFQKIYEQSILGFNAHLVLLHDGSDDARTVLPLLDQLKVSNDDIAYWKRHKDFWSIMDMLGIDTNERMRKLAGAGVTGITPFIFREGLGVFNDGLGTVILKAVDPRAIHDLYPLRYHYFGNSTLDLPPQKGFIPVLLGKKMLERLSPDFGQANTSFKMIIPNAAVQNPSLKQLSQTVTVVGTFESGLYEFDSQFVLTGIDDLQVLFNEKIPYSGFELILDDPSKAPMMARTLQDMLPYSFQAIAWDELNEALFKAMQLEKRLFFVMMGIILLIASFNIIGVLVILSIKVFPQLSLLRALGACKKDVGRILARVGLFIGLGGFVVGAFIALILLEGLKYFHFIKLDPKIYFVETLPVTYSPVLWAAVFALCMVIVLGVSTLVATILNKKGSLVEGMRFV
- the bamA gene encoding outer membrane protein assembly factor BamA, giving the protein MGKLRKYINKVSFFILFFFSFGVLAAEKIVNIDFKGLANTEESYVRSRITSTEGSFYSPRTVQEDIKALYKTGMFSDVSAERESIAGGVRLVFNLLETGSIAAVKFLGNNKIKDKALKNAISIRSDSPIDEARIAESEDAIRKLYEDKGLTLAEISHRFEPFDTEKNEQVLIFDISENNKVKVRRISFVGNKVFSDKKLAKQMLTKVKGTFSFLSGSGKLKDEKIEHDIELLQNFYLNNGYIKAKVGDPQITFTRDKKAIYINFPVHEGEQYKVGNVEVAGDIITTPEELKSKVTVKKGEVYNSSKAQTDSQTLSNFYGDQAYAFANIYPALNPDDSTLTADVMYNIQKGPKVYVERIDIKGNTITRDKVIRRELLVKENAPLIRKDLEMSQRRLYQLGYFEDIKVDVPRGSRDDTVILELTLKEKPTGSFNIGAGFSSLESFVFTGSVQKDNFFGYGIKGSVAANISKLRQEFTLSMSDRYFLDTRWLFSASLYRFSSALNQDFDQRATGGSVTFGRELFPFLDVNVGYEIEDVSITNFSAEVPKFFQRNASGLTSSLLASIAYDTRDNRLMTSKGMYHAVSGQYAADTIGSENEFYKVSAESRFFFKLPLKAVFKTRGQFSYINSINDSPVPLFERFFMGGINSLRGYDLSSVGPELRVPSSATGSDGRFVYGGNRMLLFNSELELPIYDPAGVRTVIFFDSGQAYAENESIDLMRLRSNYGVGLRWNSPFGPLRFEWGFPINKRKGDAFTVFNFSIGQAF
- a CDS encoding ABC transporter ATP-binding protein, translated to MSLFKVNNLTKRYTTDNIPFEALRDVSVTLEAEKTYAILGPSGAGKSTLLHILGTLDTPTSGEVYFENMQLSALSEEELSVFRNKTIGFVFQFHHLLPDFSVLENVALPLLIGGVKKTQAQDRAKNFLEKVGLSGKYARRPSELSGGEKQRVAIARALVNSPRVVLADEPTGNLDSDMGQKVFDLLLGLNEELKTTLVVVTHNEELALRLDTKIRIVDGKIAQIYQ
- a CDS encoding YicC family protein, whose product is MTGIGRASGKMGGATLHIEVKSVNHKFCEVYTRLPSRLQMFDFDISQLVKEKLTRGKIDVWMGEEKSGFDQNVSLESLKKYHAFLKKLKKELSLKGDIEIGHVLSGASSLSPREPASKDDWKVLGKLLEKAINDLMSMRKKEGLNLKKFLLSRLKSLEGFHRQIADRRDEVFVVQRDKLKKKIERILEGVTMDEAKLANEAAYYAEKSDISEELERLASHFTHMRDILDSAKPCGRPLDFLIQEMNREFNTIASKSQDASIAHVVVLAKSELEKIREQVQNIE
- the gmk gene encoding guanylate kinase; amino-acid sequence: MSSTHKKAPLIVVSGASGSGKTTLCRMIADKLGYYYGVSHTTRPMRVGEVHGRDYYFLSQDDFKAMVEKGDFLEWALVYGNMYGTSRVIVDEHRKKGMGVILDVDTVGARNIKKASPDAVLIFISVPSLDVLKSRLESRGTESPEMLAKRMGQALNEENCKTSYDFVIVNDNLESSYKALEKLVKNAEN
- a CDS encoding FHA domain-containing protein, yielding MTDIEPSILELICCPQCRGDLHYTKENVFVCVKCLVCYPYDGKTLRLTQAQALPLDKSGKILEKRSLGVLQVQPSSGGPFQARLTLGSCMVVGRKLDDPHETLVFDAHFNMVLDDNTKKIVSNYMAKATKAKPEKKAFDSPGKLGAYERLSDLVLTDPLVSRLHAMLFYDEKGVGVLDLVSQNGTFINNQEVEMGLMKVGDVMTVGKTTITLAFTA
- the lysS gene encoding lysine--tRNA ligase, with amino-acid sequence MTEENEYIQNRLAKAAKLREKGLNPYPSGIKPTALAADLKKRFDSFDLAALETVAEEFSIAGRIVARRSFGKAGFLKLRDRSGDLQVFCQKDGFTPAEFELYQDVDIGDFVLVTGKMFRTKTNELTLKAHNFSLVTKSIQTLPEKWHGLTDVETRYRQRYVDLIANPEVRDVFIKRSTIVREIRRFLEDRNFLEVETPMMHPIPGGATARPFITHHNTLDVDLYLRIAPELYLKRLVVGGIERVFEINRNFRNEGISIQHNPEFTMLEFYMSYATYDDLMKLTEEMLSELAVKVTGSDTVNYQDTPISFKAPFRRLSIHDSLVEEASLDGSKLNDRDYLISVLEKHKIKHDAKKMGAGAMQTLLFEELVEKKLIQPTFITGFPTEVSPLARRNDQNPDVTDRFELYIYGREIANAFTELNDPIDQKERFLKQVESREGGNDEAMFFDADYICALEYGMPPTAGQGIGIDRLVMLLTNSASIRDVILFPQLRSGG